The sequence TCCAGCAGATGACGAAAATTGAGAATCGTCGTCTCGTCGGGAACCGGCTCACGCCCAAGGTCAATGCCGGCGAAAAGACACATGGAGCGAGATTCATACAACGCTTCCTCGGCGCCTGGATCCGACAGGTTGAACCAGTGTTGGAGGAAGTAGATGCGCAACATCCGTTCCAGTTCAATGGGTGGGCGCCCGTTTCCCGCTTTGGGGTAGTGGGGTTC is a genomic window of Pseudomonadota bacterium containing:
- a CDS encoding transposase, with the translated sequence MKQQTFAAGEFEQFRKPTRREKFLSEMDAVVPWDQLCELIEPHYPKAGNGRPPIELERMLRIYFLQHWFNLSDPGAEEALYESRSMCLFAGIDLGREPVPDETTILNFRHLL